The Sphingobacteriales bacterium genome includes a region encoding these proteins:
- a CDS encoding transposase, which translates to MTGWSIVLNNVVVAEICRILQQEFMENGYLKVTWTLKDLNYQIGDKKVYRLMKEHNLGNPGKKICRKIC; encoded by the coding sequence ATGACAGGCTGGAGTATTGTCCTCAACAATGTTGTGGTTGCAGAAATATGCAGAATACTTCAACAGGAGTTTATGGAAAACGGATATTTAAAGGTTACCTGGACACTGAAAGATTTAAATTATCAGATTGGAGACAAAAAGGTCTATCGGCTGATGAAAGAACATAATTTAGGCAATCCCGGGAAAAAAATCTGCCGGAAAATATGTTGA